The Desulfurobacterium atlanticum genome includes the window CACTATACAGTAAGTGCAGAACCTATTGCAACCCCTCTGGATAGTTACATACCCTATGTAAGGATTGTTAAGATATGGAGAGATTGAAGGGATTATTTTTCCTTCATCTTCAAAATAGTGGTTTACTATCTCTTTAACTTTTTCTCCTTTAATAGCTTTTTCAAGAAACTCGGAAACTTTAAAGAAATTGAACGTTCCCATAAGAATATCAACGTAAGGATACTTATTCACTATATAATCTGCATCCTTTTGAGGAACACATCCTGTTACAACTACAACAGCTTCAGTTTTTTTCTTTTTTATCTTTTTAAGCTCACCTATAAAGCTAAACGCTTTGTTATCAGGTTTTGCCCTTACACTACAGGTATTTACAACTATAACATCTGCCTCTTCAATGGAATCGGTTTTAACATATCCATTTTCCGCCAGAATACCGGCTATCTTTTCAGAATCATTTACGTTCATTTGACAACCAAAAGTTTTAATAAAAAACTTTTTCATCTTGCTTCACACACCCTATCAACTATTGCTTCAGGAGGATATATGTAAAACTCAACTCTTCTATTCAAGGCTCTTCCTTCCACAGAACTGTTTGGTGCTATAGGATTCTTATCTCCGCACCCTTTTGCAAGTATATTACCACTGCTTATTCCAAGTCTTTGCAAATAACTTCTAATAACTTCAGCCCTCTTTTCTGTAATATAGGAATTAAACTGCGCGCTGCCACTATTATCAAAGTAAGTTGCGATTACTATCAGATATTTCCCAAAATTTTTTGCTAAGCTATCAAGAAGCTTTGTATTTTTAATATTTTCTCTGTTAATTTCAAAAATGTATGAGTCTTTAACAACTATCCTGACTTTGTCAGGTTCTTCAAAAAGAACAAACTTTCTATTTTTTATCTCAACTGGAAACATTGGATATACAGGAACAACCTCAACTCCCGTTTCTTTTTTAAAATTTTCAACCTCTTTTTTCAAAACATAATCTGTAAGTTTAAATTTTGGAGACTGGTGAATTGAATTTTTAAGAACCTTCACAGTTAAAGGTTCTGCAGGTTTTTTTGACTTTACCAATTGCTTCTTTTCTAAAGGTTTCTCAGGTGCAACATTTTCTTTTTTCACTTCCGTTTGATATTTTTCTGGTTTAGCTGGAATCACTGTTTCTGTTTGCTTAACACATCCTGAAATAGAAACTGCCGTTGATACTACAAACAATAATGGTAAAATTTTAATCCTCACAAATCCCTCCAGTGAGAAATAGCTGTAATTAATTTAAAACTTTATAGGGAGGATATCAATGGAGATAAGAGAAATTGCACAGAAAGCAAAGAAAGTGAGCTTTGGCTTAACAAGCATATCAACAGAAATCAAAAACAGAACTCTCTTGACTGCTGCAAAGTTAATTGATGAAAAAAGAGCGTTAATTAAAATGGAAAATGAGAAAGATTTAAAAACAGCCGAAGAGAAAGGTTTATCTAAAGCAATGATAGACAGACTCCTGCTTAACGACAAGAGAATTAAAGGAATGATTGATGTTCTTTACGATGTTGCCAAAATGGAAGATCCTGTTGGTTCTGTTATAAAAATGTGGAAACGGCCTAACGGATTGAAAATAGGTAAGATGAGAGTTCCCCTTGGAGTTGTAGGAATAATATATGAGTCAAGACCAAATGTTACTGTGGAGGCAGCATCCCTTTGCATAAAAAGTTCAAACGCAATAATCTTAAAAGGTGGAAAGGAAGCTATAAATTCTAACAGGATTCTTGTTAACATTTTAAAGGAAGCTGCTGACATAGAAGGTTTTCCTCCTGAAGCTATCCAGTTTGTTGATTCAACAGATAGGAGTGTTGTGAAAGAGATGGTTCAGCTTGATGAATATATAGATGTGATAATACCAAGGGGTGGTGAAGGCCTCATAAGATTTGTAGCTGAAAATTCCCGCATTCCTGTTATAAAACACTATAAAGGTGTATGCCATGTGTATGTTGATAAATTTGCAGATTTAGAGAAAGCGTGGGACATCTGCTTTAATGCTAAAGTCCAAAGACCTGGCGTGTGCAACGCGATGGAAACGATGCTTGTTCACAGTGAAATAGCAGACGGCTTCATGCCTGAGATGATAAGAAGATTTAAGAAAGCAGGAGTTGAACTGAGAGGTTGTGAAAGAGCAAGAAGTTATGACAGTAAATATATCAAGCCAGCTACAGAAGAGGACTGGTATGCCGAATACCTTGACCTTATTTTAGCTGTTAGAATAGTTGATTCTCTTGAAGAAGCTATAAACCATATCAACACTTACGGTTCTCACCACAGTGATGCAATCGTTACAGAAAATTACACAAATGGAATGAGATTTTTAAGTGATGTTGACTCTGCTGCCGTTTACATAAACGCTTCAACAAGATTTACAGACGGAAATGTGTTTGGGCTTGGAGCGGAGATGGGAATTTCAACAGATAAAATTCATGTAAGAGGACCTATGGGACTTGAAGATTTAACAATTCCAAAATACATAATTTTTGGTGATGGTCAGGTAAGGGAGTAATTTATGAGAGAACAGATATTTAACTATATATTTCTTTTTTTAATTGCAGTATTTCTTATAAACATTTTCATCTGGGTTCCTGTAACCCTTTACAAAAAATTTAAAGGTAAGAAATGAAAGAGGCTCTTTTTGGAGGAAGCTTTAATCCTGTTCACATAGGACATCTCGTAATTGCACGGGATGTCCTTGAATCTTTTGGCTTTGACAAAATTGTTTTTGTTCCTGCTAAAATTCAGCCGTTAAAAGGTAAACTTTCCCTTCCTTCCTCTTTAAGGTTAAAGCTCCTTGAAACAGCAACAGCAGATATTGAATATTTCTCTGTGTGGGATTATGAAATCAGGAAAGACGGAGTCTCCTACACGGTTGATACTTTAAAAGAGTATGTAAGGATAAAAGGGAAACAACCTGTCTTTATTATGGGTGGTGATTCCTTTAGCTCTTTACATTTATGGAAATCTCCAGAGAAAATTCTTGAGATAGCAAAGATAATTGTTGTCAAAAGACCCGGAAGAGAGATTGATATTAGCAAACTGCTTGGTGAAATAGGTGTAAAGAAAGTTGTTAAATTCTCAACCGTTAAAGAGAAAAACTCTTTAAGCGAGGCCGATATATTTGTTCTTGACGGCAGATTGATTGAAATAAGCTCCACCGAAATAAGAAAACGTCTTGAAGAGAAAAAAGATATTAGATTTCTTGTTCCAGATAGGTGTATTTCTTTACTAAAACAGTTTTATTCCTGATTAAAAAGGATGGATATTAACATGAAGCCATTATCGGAAGAGATTTTAAAAGCGATAGAGAATAAAAAAGAAAAAATAGCTCTTAAAGAAGGTAGCTATAAGTTGGACGGTTTAATTAAACTAAAATCTTCTTTAAAAATAAAAGGAGAAGGAAAAGATAAAACTGTTATTGAAATAGACATTCTTTTTTCGGGTAATCATCAAGTTGAAATTCAAGATACTACCTTAAAGGTAAGAAGATTTATTTCCAATAAAAATATCAGAACAGAAAATGCTGACTTCATCTGTGATGAAACAATAACTTCCATAGCCACATCTGTTGAAGAATTTAAAAAACTATTAAAAGAAAAAACCGACCAAATATGGCTGACAGAAGGGATATTCAAAGTTGATAAACTTTACATTCGTTCAAATCTAATTGGGGAAGGTAAGGATAAAACAAAAATAGTGGCAGAAGAATCAGTGGTGGAAAATGTTACACTTGAATCTTTAACCTTAGAAGCAGAAACTTTCACGGAAAAGGAAAAATTCAAGTCCAAAGATATCAATCTTGCATTTAGAACACTTCTTATTAAAAAAGATTTCCTTGAAAAAGAAGTGGACGATAGATTTTTAAAACATCTTAAAGTGGACAAAGATGGAACTTTGTATGCTTCTGATGGTTATTTCCTTTATGCTTTAAATAAAGCTAAAACTTTAAAATGGAAATTTCCTTTGGAGCATATTAATAGCTCTTTTAAAGTCAAATATCCTGAAAACCTGAAAGTCCTGTTAAAAATCGTATTTAAAGAATGCAAATCTTTTTCTAAACGGAAATTGGAAGAATTAACAAAGAAAATACTTCCAGATGAAAAAGATTCTCTTGAATCCATTATTGGAGATGTGTTTGCGTCAAAAAATACTGAACATATTAAATATCTTTTTAAAAGGTTAAAACAACATAACTTTTATGAACTTGAAATTTCTAAAATTTTTGATTGGGAGACCTGTTTTAAGGATAAAGCCAGAATAAGTATTGGTGATGACGGTACAATCTATATTTTTCCAAGCTCCTATGCTTTTGCTATAAATCCAGATGGTTCTCCTAAGTGGAAAAACAATAGAGAACTTCTTAGAGATTTCTTTTTCTATATTGTTACTAAAGATACAATTTACTATTCAAGCAGATTTCTTCAAACATTGGCACTTAATTTAGACGGTTCTATTAAATGGAAGTTTAAGCACGATAAAGATGAAGAAATCAGAAAGTTGGAAATCGATTCTGAAGGCACTCTTTATGTCGTTACTGAAACATTACTATATGCTGTAAATCCTGACGGTTCCTTAAAATGGAAATTTAGTCCACAATTTCAAGAACCTGAGTTTCATATCTCTTTCACCGGAGATCAAATAATTTCTGAAGATATAATATTTGACTTTAAAATCCTTGAAAAGGATAAAAAGAAAACAATTTATATATGCACAAGAAAATTTCTTTACTCTATAGATTCTACAGGTAGAGTAAACTGGCAGTTTAAGATTGAAAACGGAAAACTTCCCACAAAATTGGAAATAGATAGAAAAAATAACACCGTTTATCTTCTTTCTTTTAATGACGGGATTTATGCTCTTAACTTTGATGGATTACTGAAATGGAGGTTTAAAGAAGAAAGCTCAAAGAGTAATTACTTTGGTACATCCTGGGAATACATGCTACTTGGAAATGATGGAACTGTTTATACAACAGATACATTATCAGTTTACTCTATTGATTCTGAAGGATTTGTAAAATGGAAATTTTCTCCAGGCAAAGAAGATAGTATTGAAAGAATAGGAAAAATAGAGTTTAAAGATGATGGAAAGCTATTCGTTCTCACTAACGACAAACTATACCTTTTAAAAAATGACGGTCATGTAAAATGGGAATTTCAACCTTCAATAAAAGAGCATGAATATCTTCAAAATTTAACAATTTTAAATAAAGATGCCGTGGCAGTTTTGATAAAAAAAGCCAACGAAAGTTCCTATTTATCAGAAAGCTTTGACTCATTTTCAAGCTATGTAATTTATACTGATACTGATTTTTAAATGTTTTAACAAGAATTAGCGAATTTAAATCCCGATTTTTTCATTTAAAACTTTGCCTTTTGGGTTAAATGGGGATATTCCTGTTCAGGAATGATGCAACGCCATCTGAGGGTGTTTGAAAATTCTCATTTGTCTCTAAAAGATATTGAGATTCTTCGGCTGCAAAGCAGCCTCAGAATGATGATGAAAGTCATCCTGAGGGCAAAGCCCGAAGGATCTCTTAAAGTTAATAGCATTTTTCAAACACTCTCGCGCTATCTGGACAAAATTTAGAACTCTTGATAAAATTTATAAAAATATGTTTTAGAGTGGGAAAAGGCGTGAGATTAAAGCTAACATTTGAAGCACCAGGGGGATTAAAACTTCCTTTCCATTACCATTATATTTTGCAGGGATTTGTTTTGCATAACATTTCTCGCCCTCTGGCAGAGTTTATTCATTCTGTCGGGTATGGGAACGGTAATAAGGTTTACAAACTACTTACTTTTTCTAATTTGTATGGCAAAAACAAGGTTTTTAAAAGAGAGAAACAGATATTTTTTCCACAAAGTTTCCACTTCTATATATCAAGCTACGATTTAAACGTTTTATCAGATATTGTAAAACAGCTAATAGGAGCGAGAAATTTAAACATTGCAGGACAGGAAGTTTTTTTATCTTCTATAGAATCTTTTGAAGAATCTATTATAACGGAAAGAGTAATATTGAAAACACTTTCTCCAATAACAGTTCATGAAACAATAAACGGTAAAACTGTATATTACAATCCATATCAAGAAAAATTCTATCAACTTCTAATAAGAAATTTAATAAGCAAGTATAGTGTTATTACAGGACAAGCTTTTTCTGATAGCATAGAAATTTTGCAGATCAAAAATTCAAAATACAGGAAAGTTATAACTTTTTATAAAAATAACTTCGTGATAGAGGCATGGAAAGGAAAATTTGAAATAAAAGCTCCGTTAAAGATTATAGAAATAGCTCTTAAAACAGGATTGGGAGCTCGTAACGCTCAAGGCTTTGGTATGGTGGCAGTTGATAAAAGTGGGGAGAATTAGGAGATGAAAAAAGAAGTAAAAATAGCTTTTAAAACTCTAACACCGCTCTGGACAGGGGATGCAGAAGGTAAAAGTGAAAAATTAAAGCTTACTGGAATTATTGGTTCTTTAAGGTGGTGGTTTGAAGCATTGGTTAGAGGGATGGGATATTATGCATGTGATTCAACTTCCGATAACAAGTGCAAAGTTGAAATAAAAAACCCAGGAGATATTGGCAAAATTCATGAGAAAATGTGCCCTGTATGTTTTCTTTTTGGCGCAACAGGTTGGAAAAGCAGATTTTCATTGAATATAGAAAACGATAATTTGAAAAAGCCTTATGATGGAAAAGTGGTTGTTAAACTCAATGATGGCAATGGGTGGCATTATGAAGCCGGTCTTATGGGAGATGCAACGCTTATTTTTCAGTATGATGAATTCTATTTGTCAAAAGATTTAAATGAAGTATTTCCTTCCATTTTAAAAATTCTTCTTTATTTAATTCAGGAATACGGAATGCTTGGGGCTAAAACTTCTATGGGGTATGGCGTAGCAAGGTTTAAAACTGCTGATAATGAACTTTCAATTAAAGATGGCAATTGGAAGAATTTTACTAATTATTTAGCATTGTTTGATAATAAATTCAATCCTGAACAAATTAATGACACTGAGAGAAAGAGAAAAATTGAAAATAATTTAAAAAATCTTCCTAATCTAAAAGACATGTTTTTTGTGAAATTTAAAATTGATGGAGAATTCAAGGAAATTTTAGAAAATATAAAGCAATTTTATAATCCTGAAAATAAAATTTCTGAAGACTTCAACTGGTTGATAACTTCTCCTGTGGTAAGGAAAGTGATAAGAAAAGAAATAAAATCACAATTTAATTCTAATAATGATTTAAGACACTTTTTAATGGGAAAAGTTAAAGGTAAAAATTCTACTTTTTCGGCAATTCAGGTTTCTCATGTTTACACAAATAACAAGAAATTTGAATTCAGGATTTATGGATGGCTACCTGATAAAAAACCTATTCAAGGCAAGGTGAAAGATGTTTTAAATCTCTTGTCTCAACTCTTCAATGATGTGCCCTGGAAAGGAATATATGACAGTAGGCAAAAAAAGAAAGTTAGCCTTTTGCCGTCAAAAGTTGAAGATGGCGTATGCTGGCAAAATAGCAATTTAAAATTATTGGATAGTTGTAAAAATGTGAAAAACCTATTCCTTCAAGAAGGAGAAAACCAATGAAATACGATTTTTATTCCTTTTTAAAATCTGAGAGAATAGATAGAATTTCATATAATCAGTTTAAAAATAACCAAAATCTGTATTTTATCCATTCCAAACGAGATAAGTTATGGGGTAATAAACCGGGTGGAAATTATTCCTTGTATTTTAAAAGTAAAGGTTTTGTATATAATTTTTGCCCTGATGAAATATGGAAAAGATTAAA containing:
- a CDS encoding OmpA family protein; the protein is MRIKILPLLFVVSTAVSISGCVKQTETVIPAKPEKYQTEVKKENVAPEKPLEKKQLVKSKKPAEPLTVKVLKNSIHQSPKFKLTDYVLKKEVENFKKETGVEVVPVYPMFPVEIKNRKFVLFEEPDKVRIVVKDSYIFEINRENIKNTKLLDSLAKNFGKYLIVIATYFDNSGSAQFNSYITEKRAEVIRSYLQRLGISSGNILAKGCGDKNPIAPNSSVEGRALNRRVEFYIYPPEAIVDRVCEAR
- a CDS encoding glutamate-5-semialdehyde dehydrogenase, producing MEIREIAQKAKKVSFGLTSISTEIKNRTLLTAAKLIDEKRALIKMENEKDLKTAEEKGLSKAMIDRLLLNDKRIKGMIDVLYDVAKMEDPVGSVIKMWKRPNGLKIGKMRVPLGVVGIIYESRPNVTVEAASLCIKSSNAIILKGGKEAINSNRILVNILKEAADIEGFPPEAIQFVDSTDRSVVKEMVQLDEYIDVIIPRGGEGLIRFVAENSRIPVIKHYKGVCHVYVDKFADLEKAWDICFNAKVQRPGVCNAMETMLVHSEIADGFMPEMIRRFKKAGVELRGCERARSYDSKYIKPATEEDWYAEYLDLILAVRIVDSLEEAINHINTYGSHHSDAIVTENYTNGMRFLSDVDSAAVYINASTRFTDGNVFGLGAEMGISTDKIHVRGPMGLEDLTIPKYIIFGDGQVRE
- the nadD gene encoding nicotinate-nucleotide adenylyltransferase; amino-acid sequence: MKEALFGGSFNPVHIGHLVIARDVLESFGFDKIVFVPAKIQPLKGKLSLPSSLRLKLLETATADIEYFSVWDYEIRKDGVSYTVDTLKEYVRIKGKQPVFIMGGDSFSSLHLWKSPEKILEIAKIIVVKRPGREIDISKLLGEIGVKKVVKFSTVKEKNSLSEADIFVLDGRLIEISSTEIRKRLEEKKDIRFLVPDRCISLLKQFYS
- a CDS encoding PQQ-binding-like beta-propeller repeat protein; translated protein: MKPLSEEILKAIENKKEKIALKEGSYKLDGLIKLKSSLKIKGEGKDKTVIEIDILFSGNHQVEIQDTTLKVRRFISNKNIRTENADFICDETITSIATSVEEFKKLLKEKTDQIWLTEGIFKVDKLYIRSNLIGEGKDKTKIVAEESVVENVTLESLTLEAETFTEKEKFKSKDINLAFRTLLIKKDFLEKEVDDRFLKHLKVDKDGTLYASDGYFLYALNKAKTLKWKFPLEHINSSFKVKYPENLKVLLKIVFKECKSFSKRKLEELTKKILPDEKDSLESIIGDVFASKNTEHIKYLFKRLKQHNFYELEISKIFDWETCFKDKARISIGDDGTIYIFPSSYAFAINPDGSPKWKNNRELLRDFFFYIVTKDTIYYSSRFLQTLALNLDGSIKWKFKHDKDEEIRKLEIDSEGTLYVVTETLLYAVNPDGSLKWKFSPQFQEPEFHISFTGDQIISEDIIFDFKILEKDKKKTIYICTRKFLYSIDSTGRVNWQFKIENGKLPTKLEIDRKNNTVYLLSFNDGIYALNFDGLLKWRFKEESSKSNYFGTSWEYMLLGNDGTVYTTDTLSVYSIDSEGFVKWKFSPGKEDSIERIGKIEFKDDGKLFVLTNDKLYLLKNDGHVKWEFQPSIKEHEYLQNLTILNKDAVAVLIKKANESSYLSESFDSFSSYVIYTDTDF
- the cas6 gene encoding CRISPR-associated endoribonuclease Cas6; its protein translation is MRLKLTFEAPGGLKLPFHYHYILQGFVLHNISRPLAEFIHSVGYGNGNKVYKLLTFSNLYGKNKVFKREKQIFFPQSFHFYISSYDLNVLSDIVKQLIGARNLNIAGQEVFLSSIESFEESIITERVILKTLSPITVHETINGKTVYYNPYQEKFYQLLIRNLISKYSVITGQAFSDSIEILQIKNSKYRKVITFYKNNFVIEAWKGKFEIKAPLKIIEIALKTGLGARNAQGFGMVAVDKSGEN
- the cmr1 gene encoding type III-B CRISPR module RAMP protein Cmr1; this encodes MKKEVKIAFKTLTPLWTGDAEGKSEKLKLTGIIGSLRWWFEALVRGMGYYACDSTSDNKCKVEIKNPGDIGKIHEKMCPVCFLFGATGWKSRFSLNIENDNLKKPYDGKVVVKLNDGNGWHYEAGLMGDATLIFQYDEFYLSKDLNEVFPSILKILLYLIQEYGMLGAKTSMGYGVARFKTADNELSIKDGNWKNFTNYLALFDNKFNPEQINDTERKRKIENNLKNLPNLKDMFFVKFKIDGEFKEILENIKQFYNPENKISEDFNWLITSPVVRKVIRKEIKSQFNSNNDLRHFLMGKVKGKNSTFSAIQVSHVYTNNKKFEFRIYGWLPDKKPIQGKVKDVLNLLSQLFNDVPWKGIYDSRQKKKVSLLPSKVEDGVCWQNSNLKLLDSCKNVKNLFLQEGENQ